The region TGGTTCAAAATACAGGGTTGCCATTTTTTActaataataattttttacaacATTAACAAATTAATTTATGAATCTTGGTCAAATAATGACATTAAATGAGGGTGGATTTGTTGAATTTTTAACTACCAATGTTTTCATAATATCAGTATTGTGTTTAATCTCAGTGTTCATGTTTCATAGTTCAAATTCAAAAGGCATATAATACCCAACACAAGACTTTAAAAAAGAAGACATAATTGATGCAAACTGAGTAAAGTTGTCTTTTTGATTGAATGATGAAATGAACCTGTCTACAACTTGAGTAAAAGAATTACTACTACTAAATTTCTAGCCTAATCCCACTCTTGGTTCGCGAGAAAAATTTTGCGAAACCGTTCCGACTCCTCTCAGAACTTGCATGATTTGGGAAGGCTACCGATGAAGCTGAAGGAGACGACGAAAGTGGCGAGCTTTCATCGTGTTTGTTTAGGGATAGACCAGAGCTAGCATCAGCCATCCTAGAAGAAATGGAATCTCTTTTAGGTGAAAATGTGTCATTTGAATGCATCTTCCACATCTCTCCACTAGCATGAGCAATGAGTGATGGACTTGAAGGAATGCCAGCAGTGTCAATAAGGAAATCCTCAAGAGTAGCTAGAGATTTTAGCTGATTCCCTAAAGATGCTATTGTTTTCTGGCATTCGGCGAGCTTTCCGGCTGCGAGGGCTAGGTCCTCCTGTCATGAAAAGATCAAATGCATTGCATGAGTTCACTTGTGTTGAGAGTACCTCCAATTTCAAATATATGCAACAAAAAACTTAACCTATGACTATAATCTATGAAGGACAGACACCGACACCGACACAGTGATAGAGCTTTTTTTAGAGGTGTAGAGGTGCCGGTGCTACAGAACCTATAATATCTAGGATTTCATTTTTCAATAACCTTTTTATTTCTATGGAAAATAAAAATGATGACTAACCTGCTTGATTTTCTTTTCTCCATACAAGCTAGATGTTGGCCTGAGTATCTCTTCCTCCAATTCACTACACTTCATTGCAAATTCTTCAGACATGGCTTTCTCCTTTTCAACCTCTGCTTCTAATAACTCAACCTTTGCGGATTTGATTTCAAGCACTTCCTCCAAGTTCTTACACTTGGCTGCAACTTCATTCGACACTGCCCTTTCCTTGACAACCTCTGCTTCTAACAACTCAACCTTTGCACATTTTCCTTCGAGCGCTTCCTCGAGGCCCTCGCATTTTATTGCAAATTCATGCGACATGTTCCTCTCCTTTTCAACCTCGACTTCTAATAAACCAAGCATTGAAGATTTGCTTTCTAACTCTTTTTCCAATACATGCGACGCGTTCCTCTCCTTTTCAACCTCAACTTCTAATAAGCCAAGCATTGAAGATTTTCTTTCTAACTCTTCTTCCAGATTCTTACACTTCACTGCAACTTCGTGCGACACAGCCTTTTCTTTATCAACCTCGGCTTCTAGTGAGTTGACCTTGGATGATAGTGTTCGAGTGTCTGCCTCCATGCTCATTAGGAGATTTTCTATCTTTTGATTTGATTTGTAGGCATTTTCTAGCTCTATTTGAAGCTCCTCCAGTTTCTGTTTGGATTCCCTCAATTGAAGTTGTGACTCCTCGATAAACTCTTCGCTTTTCATCAAAGCAGTCTCTAGTTCAGCTTTATCTGCTTCCAACTTTTCTAACTTCCCTTTTAGTTCATCCATTTGCTGATTCATGATGTCAAACTCGGCTCTGAGAGCGCTTTCTTTGTCAACGCGTTGATTGTCAACAACAACTGGCTCCTCGACAAAGCTTTCGTTTTTCGTCTCAGGCAATGCAACAAGCCGTTCCATTTCAAGAAAGTCGTCCATCAGATCTATTTTAACAGAATCGGATGGAGCTTGTCGAGAGCACTTTTCATTCTTGAACTGATCAAGCTCAGCAATTAATGCGGACGCCCATGAGTCAGAAACACTTGGCTCACACCTGTTTAGTTCCAAACCACTCATCTTGTAGTTATCACAATCCACAGCAGTAAGTCGTTCCACACTGCCCGACTGACTATCCATGAGAGATTCAACACAAAATGAGGACGAAGCAATAGATTTATGATCAGTAACTAAGAGTGCTTTAGAAGCCATGCTGTTCAGTCTCCGACACTCGGCCTCAAGCTTAGCTACTTTTTTAATGCTTTCTAAATGTTGTTTACTAGCTGTCTCGGCAGCTTGAGTGCTTAAATCTCTctcaattgttctgatttttaGCTCTTCCGATTGAACTAGGATCTCATGCCTGAGAGCCATATTCTCTTTCTCGAACCACTCAACTCTTTGACGCATATCACGGTCAATAGAAGATCTGGCATTTGATGCTTCTAATTTGTTCTGGAGCTCAACAAGCTTGCTCTCGAGTTTGATTTTGTCCGATTTCAATTCGTGAGTCTTTTCGGCTACGGCGTCTTGAATATTTGCTTCGTGCTCTTCTCTTGTTTGTCTTAGCTGCCTAACACACTCCTTAAGTGCTCCATCTAGATGTGTGACTCTATCTTCAAGAGCTGAATTCCTCAGCGTGACTGTCTCGAGTTTCTTCTTTAAAACTGCTACTTCATTTTCGGATTTTTCCCATCCTAAGTAAACAAAATGGCTCAATAAGACAACAAAATAGGTTTAAAGAGAAAAGAAAAGCATTAGGTGTACCTGCTATGGCTTCTTCAGCAACTTTTGCATGCTGCTTAACCAAGTCTTCTTTGGCATTGACATTAACAAGAGCAGCAGATAGCTTCTCAGATATATCCCTCGACCCGTCACTTAAATCATCTTCTTTTTCATTCAATATGTTTTCATTCTCTCCGTTTTCATTCATCTCTAATGAACCACCATTTACAATGCATGTAGAAGAAGGTAGAGGTGTTGATGCAACTTCATCAGGCAGTTGTTCATTGATATCTGAACAATCATCGACATCGTCAGCACATGTCACAGCTTTTGAGGTGACATCAGGTGAATGATTGCTTCCGTTAGAAGATTCCTTAGATACTTCCTGCTTTAAGTTTCAGTTTCACAAAAAGTGTTGATCAGAAATTTTACCAATAATACAGGATTCACACAAGCATAGCTACGAAAAACGTCGGTAGATGGTATACAATGTGTTAATAGTTGTATTGTTATCGCAATACTAACTTGCAAGTAAGCGAGTGAATCGTGTGTTATCCATACAAGATATAAATCAAATTCaaattgaaattcaaatctcACTACTAACACTTTCGAGAAATCCAAGGAACACAATCATTCATACCTGTTCATCAGAATACCTCTCAGAGGAAACAGATCCCGAACTCTCAGCTTCGCCCGGACTCTTCTCAGAAGACTTCCGCTTCCACAACCATCTCTTCTTATCCGTCATTGCGTCTACCAATCCAACATCAACATCAACTCAACATCAACACAGAGGAGCATTCATCTGCACGCATTAGTACCAAAAATGTTCATAATATCAGTCAAATCAAAACCCAATGCAAAAAAATCCCATTATTTCAGAATGTTTCAATACTATACAAAGAATAaaacatgaacaaaccctagccaaGTCTTCAACTTGTTACAGAACAAACAGAAACCCAGAAACGAAACACACTCCCTCTTCAACAATCTCACTGATTCATATACATCAAAAGAAAAACcccaaaattttcaaaatttcCAAAATAAAAAGGTTGGCAACTTTTCTCAACAATCACAACCAACTTTCCTCATAACAATAATAGAATGAACTTTAAGAGAAATTTGAACTAAAAATCATTAAACCAATTTTCTTCCAGAAAGTTCaaattaacaaaaaaaatccaaaaaatacCTACAAAATTTAGTAACCCAATGTAATAAAACAGTGGATGGTTACAGTCAATTTCTGTCATTATTTCATCTAGTAAATGCATTGAAATTTCCAAAAACAAAAATccaattttcacaaaaaaaataaATAGAGTTCTTTAATTAAACTTGAAGAAGTGTTAAATAAATAgtaaatgaaaaaaaaaatagatGAAATCACCTTTGAGAAGTGATGCCAACTGAACTGAAGCTAAGGAAACAATAAATGGAAGCTAAGGAAATGGTGAGAGAGTAGAGATTAGAGATTTAAAAAGTGTGTTAATGTGAAAGAAAATGAAACGAATGTATTAAATGATAGTACCAATAAAATAATAGAAATAGAAATAATGAATAAAAAAAGTGTAGGCAAAAAATGTGTCAGAAATAGTAAGAGTGAATAGATAGAGCATTTGATTTGATGAGACAACGGAGTCTATTTCAATTTAAGCTTATAAAATTTGAAAGATTAAGTTCTACAATTACgcattattaaaaaaaaaaaggaatTGAAAGTGTATAATTTGTAAATAGATACTAAGAAGAAGAAAGGTTAGAGgttatttttcttgttttatttacttGGTGGGTATAAATAAAATTTATTGAAATATGTTTGTATTATAAAAAAAGAGGGGCATGTGATTGAACATGTGTCAGAGTCAAGAGTTGTGAAATTGAAGGGTGTGTTAGTGGGTGTGTGGGTGTGACCACAAACACTTTTACAgcttttttttattaattaaaatgttttatttatttatttgaacTTCACAAGCTTTTTTTATTCCCGCCCAGAGCTATTCATTATATCCTCCGCTCCATTTTATCATGTTACTAGTGTTACTATTAACAAGACAATTTATTAGAGGTATTATGTTTAATTATGTGTTCAAGTCAAATTATCGTGTTTCAAGATCAATTATATGAATTTTAGAAGCTAGAAAATTGTGTTTCTATATAAGATGTGAAAATATTCCCTTCATTTATAAGTCAATGTGTGATGTGtatgtgttatttatttatttatttattttaataaaaatatttagCAAATATATATTTTATCATTTAAATCCAACAATTTTAATAATCTCAGGACTTATACTTATCTTCTTCGTCCTTTGTTAGATCAagatattttatttatttctattGTTATGGTATTATTCCTTATTTAGAAGAGTTTTTTTTAATAAAAGTTCTGTATATTGAAAAGAAGAAGCTTATAAAAATGGGCCAGAATAAATGTccataaaaaaatgaaaattaaaaaacaaaaagaCATCTATAGtctattttgtaaaaaaaaaacCTTTCTTATGTTACTAGGAATTGAGTCAAAATGGTAAGGAAACTATAAGTGGGACCAACATTAGCCATAAAGTCAGCACAAGAGTTTCCCTCTCTATAAATATGAGAAATGTAAAGGTGTTTATGAGTCAAATGAGCCAAACAACCAAACCATTGATTTTTTATTTGTCACAACAGAAGAGAAGGCTTGTGGAAAGCAAGAACCACATTAGAAGAATCAGTTTCAATATATAATTGGTGCCATCCTCTCTCAATGCTATATTTATAGCATTGATGGCATCGACAAATTCCACAAGATAAGAGGAAGGTCAATTCACCTTATCAGCAAAGGCAAGCATAAAGTTATCATTGTCTCTAGCAACGCTACCACAATCAACATGGAGAAAATCATGACAATAAACACCATCATAGTTGCACTTTATCCAATCAAGGAGATGAGGATGACAAACCACTTCCTAGATTGTAGGAGCACGAGGAGGTTTGATCTCAATGTTGAAATCCTTGATGATCTTGAAATCATCCAAAGAAGAGTAAGTTGTGAGTTTCGAATTTGTCTATGAGCTCTAATTTTGTTGATGAAATGTATGGTTGTTGGAGCTTTTCCTCTAAAATGATTGATTTCTCTTGATAGTAACTTAGATATTAGATTCTCACGAGAGATAACTTATTAAAATGTCATGCGAATACCGACTCAAGTGAGATCTCTTGTGTTTTTTTGCTAGGTTCTTAGGGAAACAACCTCTCACTTTTTTTATTATTTGTGCAGGTGTGACTATTGTTTGATATAATATTTTTAGATGACAGTTGGGAACTAATCTTACTTAGAAAATTACAATCATAGTTTATTGAAAAAAACTAAGTCTTGAGCATGTTAAACTTTTAGAGACGAAGTTTTGTTGTCTATATAATCTTTTTTAGATTAAAGGATTAGTTTTTACaattttgtaaaaaaataaattatttaaaattagtttttatttatttaagaatACTCTTTTCTTTTGGCCTCGCGCTATGTctatatattttttaattatttaaaaaaatatatcaaaaacaaaaattatCCAATCTTCATGTAAAAAGTTGTATGTTCAGACTTTTCTTTTAAATTATTTTGTAATTTTCAAATCTATTTTAAAGTTACAAGTGGCAAGAATGGAAACCATTGATACCTTGTTATTTAGTCGCAcccactacgccaaataagggaaaagagggcgcttattttggcctataacagcgcttttaagcgccctctaatctggcgctggcataggtaaagacagcgctttgttctcctggagaaagcgttgtctaaagtggccacattatagtgcgctttaagaaaaaagcgccctctggagtggtccataaagggacaccttagaggacgctttctggaaaaagcgccctctaaagttgtcagtgtaaagtgtttagagggcgctttctggaaaaagcgccctctaaagttgtcaatgtaaagtgtttagagggcgctttcaggaagaagcgccctctaaagttgtcattgtaaagtgtttagagggcgctttcagggaaaagtgccctctaaagttgtcaatgtaaagtgtttagagggcgctttcaggaaaaagcgccctctaaagttgtcaatgtaaagtgtttagagggcgctttctggacaaagcgccctctaaagtgttagttattttaaaaaaatttgtttgaaaaacagtggatatatatttaattggtaacctgttcgcatgctgcaaaagtgtaaaattcatattgatttcatcctttaatccaatgttatacaccattaatccattgatatatacaacatgaatccatttatatacaacattaatcctccatatatacaacattaatatatgattctttgatcaacaatatacaacaacatattctcaaagtactacaattaagagaataaaacatagcaaccaacacccagtgaccactgtatccaaaagctgtctagtagttctaaccaatactaaacaaaaacgcccatccacccatggtggcaaacatgttctgtatatccaaaagttgtctagtagttctatcgcacatccatacaaaataaggctcaaccaaaacaacagatggcagcataagtagtcccctgcaaaaagaacacgtccaaatgcaaataacacagaactgtcaaaaggcgattgagcaacaaatagtaaacaatggcataaagttaaatgacatagctaatattacctgaattcctgcatgtctgttaaggtaaaaatcaaattccctagggtgacaaatgctggtgtctaccacggttcctttgacaatttagaacaacaaaatcagcaaaaagtgataaattcaaatgataatatataccagctgcgttgagaaatatattgaaaaaacctggcataatatttccacttctatcggtctctttggggttgacaggaaagagacgggtgtgatgtctcttttggaccactacaaaagtaactttaggtagatacccatcctctattgagacacaagcctgatgaaaaaaaattaaaaattaaacgcatagaatttagtggtgtattttatgaacgacaaagtaacaagaaatcacctttgagaagtcctaaattctgcctacaatacagggctgcaaagttgatgcaacaaaaaacatataacaatatatggtaagtacctgtatctccaaccatattttttctttgccaaccttcaagtccggacttctccaattatcacatgtaatcggaatatgttgtcgaacaaggaaaccaatgtaacttgccaacattgaacccttatcttttgaagatagaattgatatatgtttagatggacatgttccattgtcgtagagggatactttcaaatatccagcatcatcatctacgcgaatgaggcttgac is a window of Lathyrus oleraceus cultivar Zhongwan6 chromosome 6, CAAS_Psat_ZW6_1.0, whole genome shotgun sequence DNA encoding:
- the LOC127092763 gene encoding filament-like plant protein isoform X1, whose translation is MTDKKRWLWKRKSSEKSPGEAESSGSVSSERYSDEQQEVSKESSNGSNHSPDVTSKAVTCADDVDDCSDINEQLPDEVASTPLPSSTCIVNGGSLEMNENGENENILNEKEDDLSDGSRDISEKLSAALVNVNAKEDLVKQHAKVAEEAIAGWEKSENEVAVLKKKLETVTLRNSALEDRVTHLDGALKECVRQLRQTREEHEANIQDAVAEKTHELKSDKIKLESKLVELQNKLEASNARSSIDRDMRQRVEWFEKENMALRHEILVQSEELKIRTIERDLSTQAAETASKQHLESIKKVAKLEAECRRLNSMASKALLVTDHKSIASSSFCVESLMDSQSGSVERLTAVDCDNYKMSGLELNRCEPSVSDSWASALIAELDQFKNEKCSRQAPSDSVKIDLMDDFLEMERLVALPETKNESFVEEPVVVDNQRVDKESALRAEFDIMNQQMDELKGKLEKLEADKAELETALMKSEEFIEESQLQLRESKQKLEELQIELENAYKSNQKIENLLMSMEADTRTLSSKVNSLEAEVDKEKAVSHEVAVKCKNLEEELERKSSMLGLLEVEVEKERNASHVLEKELESKSSMLGLLEVEVEKERNMSHEFAIKCEGLEEALEGKCAKVELLEAEVVKERAVSNEVAAKCKNLEEVLEIKSAKVELLEAEVEKEKAMSEEFAMKCSELEEEILRPTSSLYGEKKIKQEDLALAAGKLAECQKTIASLGNQLKSLATLEDFLIDTAGIPSSPSLIAHASGEMWKMHSNDTFSPKRDSISSRMADASSGLSLNKHDESSPLSSSPSASSVAFPNHASSERSRNGFAKFFSRTKSGIRLEI
- the LOC127092763 gene encoding filament-like plant protein isoform X2, whose translation is MTDKKRWLWKRKSSEKSPGEAESSGSVSSERYSDEQEVSKESSNGSNHSPDVTSKAVTCADDVDDCSDINEQLPDEVASTPLPSSTCIVNGGSLEMNENGENENILNEKEDDLSDGSRDISEKLSAALVNVNAKEDLVKQHAKVAEEAIAGWEKSENEVAVLKKKLETVTLRNSALEDRVTHLDGALKECVRQLRQTREEHEANIQDAVAEKTHELKSDKIKLESKLVELQNKLEASNARSSIDRDMRQRVEWFEKENMALRHEILVQSEELKIRTIERDLSTQAAETASKQHLESIKKVAKLEAECRRLNSMASKALLVTDHKSIASSSFCVESLMDSQSGSVERLTAVDCDNYKMSGLELNRCEPSVSDSWASALIAELDQFKNEKCSRQAPSDSVKIDLMDDFLEMERLVALPETKNESFVEEPVVVDNQRVDKESALRAEFDIMNQQMDELKGKLEKLEADKAELETALMKSEEFIEESQLQLRESKQKLEELQIELENAYKSNQKIENLLMSMEADTRTLSSKVNSLEAEVDKEKAVSHEVAVKCKNLEEELERKSSMLGLLEVEVEKERNASHVLEKELESKSSMLGLLEVEVEKERNMSHEFAIKCEGLEEALEGKCAKVELLEAEVVKERAVSNEVAAKCKNLEEVLEIKSAKVELLEAEVEKEKAMSEEFAMKCSELEEEILRPTSSLYGEKKIKQEDLALAAGKLAECQKTIASLGNQLKSLATLEDFLIDTAGIPSSPSLIAHASGEMWKMHSNDTFSPKRDSISSRMADASSGLSLNKHDESSPLSSSPSASSVAFPNHASSERSRNGFAKFFSRTKSGIRLEI